One window from the genome of Sphingomonas lacunae encodes:
- a CDS encoding exo-beta-N-acetylmuramidase NamZ family protein, with amino-acid sequence MTVQFGIDRLLADPTLRKPLEGRRVALLAHPASVTADLTHSLDALVAIGVNITSAFGPQHGLRGDKQDNMVESPDFTDPVHGIPVFSLYGEVRRPTTQSMETFDTILIDMQDLGCRIYTFITTLLYVLEAAAKTGKSVWVLDRPNPAGRPVEGLTLLPGWESFVGAGPMPMRHGLTLGEMGRWFIDHYKLDVDYHVVAMQGYDPHAAPGFGWPTDRIWVNPSPNAPNVNMARAYAGTVMLEGATLSEGRGTTRPLEIFGAPDIDARAVIAEMHRLAPEWLAGCTLREIWFEPTFHKHVGRLCHGVHIHAEGQAYHHPGFRPWRVQALGFKAIRSLYPDYPLWRGLDFKYEYTEGRLAIDVINGGPGLREWVDDSVATPCDLDAISKVDEVEWSEKSLYLTLY; translated from the coding sequence ATGACAGTCCAATTCGGTATCGACCGCCTGCTCGCCGACCCGACCTTGCGCAAACCGCTGGAGGGGCGCCGTGTCGCCCTGCTTGCGCATCCGGCCTCTGTGACCGCGGATCTCACCCACAGCCTCGACGCGTTGGTCGCCATCGGCGTCAACATCACATCGGCCTTTGGCCCTCAGCATGGCCTGCGCGGTGACAAGCAGGACAATATGGTGGAATCCCCGGATTTCACTGACCCGGTGCACGGGATACCGGTATTCAGCCTCTATGGAGAAGTGCGGCGTCCGACGACGCAGTCGATGGAGACGTTCGATACGATCCTGATCGACATGCAGGATCTGGGGTGCCGGATCTACACTTTCATCACGACCTTGCTCTATGTGCTCGAAGCGGCAGCAAAGACGGGCAAGTCCGTGTGGGTGCTTGATCGTCCAAATCCTGCCGGTCGTCCGGTGGAAGGGCTCACGCTGTTGCCCGGGTGGGAAAGCTTTGTCGGTGCAGGGCCCATGCCGATGCGTCATGGCCTGACACTTGGTGAAATGGGCCGCTGGTTTATCGATCATTACAAGCTCGACGTCGACTATCATGTGGTCGCCATGCAGGGATATGATCCACATGCCGCGCCTGGTTTTGGCTGGCCAACTGATCGTATCTGGGTCAACCCCAGCCCCAATGCACCCAATGTCAACATGGCCCGCGCCTATGCCGGAACCGTGATGCTGGAAGGCGCCACATTGAGTGAAGGGAGGGGGACTACCCGACCGCTCGAAATCTTTGGAGCGCCGGACATTGATGCGCGGGCAGTGATCGCCGAGATGCACCGGCTCGCGCCCGAATGGCTGGCCGGCTGCACATTGCGGGAAATCTGGTTCGAACCGACATTCCACAAGCATGTCGGACGTTTGTGTCATGGTGTTCACATCCATGCTGAAGGTCAGGCCTATCACCACCCTGGCTTCAGGCCCTGGCGCGTGCAGGCATTGGGCTTCAAGGCGATCCGTTCGCTTTACCCGGATTACCCGCTGTGGCGTGGTCTTGACTTCAAATATGAATATACCGAGGGTCGACTGGCGATCGACGTGATCAACGGTGGACCAGGCTTGCGGGAGTGGGTCGACGATTCTGTCGCAACCCCTTGTGATCTCGATGCAATTTCCAAAGTTGATGAGGTGGAATGGAGCGAAAAGTCGCTCTATCTGACTCTCTACTGA
- a CDS encoding acetyl-CoA C-acetyltransferase — translation MAEAYIIDAVRTPRGIGKPGKGALSHLHPQHLAATVLKAIKDRNNLDTKTVDDVIWSTSSQYGKQGGDMGRMAALAAGYDITASGTTLDRFCGGGITSVNLAAATVMSGMEDCVVAGGTEMMSFTAAHGAEQANAGIKPLGMGSGNAALDAIHPQSHQGVCGDAIAAKEGISREALDALALESQRRADIAIKEGRFAKSVVPVYNEDGSIALDREEFPRPETTAEGLASLKASFDGIADFDLGGTTFRKQIQRRYPDLNWIGVHHAGNSSGVVDGAAAILVTSKDYADKHGLKPRARIVAYANQGDDPTLMLNAPVPAAKKVLAKAGLTKDDIDLWEINEAFAVVAEKFIRDLDLDRGKVNVNGGAMALGHPIGATGSILIGTVLDELERTGGRYGLVTMCAAGGMAPAIIIERI, via the coding sequence ATGGCTGAAGCCTATATTATTGACGCAGTCCGCACTCCACGCGGCATCGGCAAACCGGGCAAAGGCGCGCTCTCACATCTGCACCCCCAGCATCTTGCAGCGACAGTGCTGAAAGCGATCAAGGATCGCAACAACCTAGACACAAAAACTGTCGATGATGTGATCTGGTCGACCTCCAGCCAATATGGCAAACAGGGCGGTGACATGGGCCGCATGGCCGCGCTCGCCGCCGGGTATGACATTACCGCATCGGGCACAACACTCGACCGCTTTTGCGGCGGTGGTATCACTTCGGTGAACCTTGCAGCCGCCACGGTCATGTCTGGCATGGAAGACTGTGTCGTCGCCGGCGGAACAGAAATGATGAGCTTCACGGCTGCACACGGTGCCGAACAGGCGAACGCAGGTATCAAGCCGCTGGGCATGGGATCCGGCAATGCCGCTCTTGATGCCATCCACCCGCAGTCACATCAGGGCGTTTGCGGTGACGCGATTGCCGCCAAGGAAGGTATCAGCCGCGAGGCTTTGGATGCGCTGGCCCTCGAAAGCCAGCGTCGCGCGGACATTGCCATCAAGGAAGGCCGTTTCGCCAAGTCAGTGGTTCCGGTATACAATGAAGATGGGAGCATTGCTCTCGACCGTGAGGAATTTCCGCGTCCTGAAACCACCGCTGAAGGTTTGGCATCTCTCAAGGCGTCGTTTGACGGTATCGCGGATTTTGATCTGGGTGGCACCACCTTCCGCAAGCAGATCCAGCGGCGGTATCCGGATTTGAACTGGATCGGTGTCCACCATGCTGGCAACAGCTCGGGCGTTGTCGATGGTGCCGCCGCCATTCTGGTCACGTCCAAGGACTATGCGGACAAGCATGGCCTGAAACCGCGCGCACGTATCGTAGCTTATGCAAACCAGGGCGATGATCCTACGCTTATGCTCAACGCGCCTGTGCCGGCTGCGAAGAAGGTTCTCGCCAAGGCAGGCCTGACCAAGGACGATATCGACCTGTGGGAGATCAACGAAGCATTTGCAGTTGTGGCGGAAAAATTCATCCGCGACCTTGATCTCGATCGTGGCAAGGTCAACGTCAACGGCGGCGCGATGGCTCTGGGTCATCCGATTGGCGCGACGGGTTCGATCCTGATCGGCACCGTGCTTGATGAACTGGAACGCACCGGGGGCCGCTATGGCTTGGTGACCATGTGCGCGGCTGGCGGGATGGCTCCAGCAATCATTATCGAACGCATCTGA
- a CDS encoding SDR family oxidoreductase produces MKIDASVSAVVTGGASGLGRATAEALAAQGVKVAIFDVNEELGQQVASSIGGLFCRVDITDEQSVIDGFAAARAAHGQERICVHCAMTSRRGKTLAFDKESGKFKRTPTEDYAYGVNGILVASYRIASLSAEGMATLDPLEDDERGLIVLTASVAAQDAQIGQVIYGSAKAGVNGLVLPMARDLMDLGIRVNSIMPGVFETPLVAGMNPKVKESLAASVPFPKRLGRAEEFGSLVLEFARNTYFNGQAIRLDGAIRMAPR; encoded by the coding sequence ATGAAGATTGACGCTAGCGTGTCGGCGGTGGTTACCGGTGGGGCTTCCGGTCTTGGCCGGGCAACCGCTGAAGCCCTTGCGGCTCAAGGTGTGAAGGTCGCCATTTTCGACGTAAATGAAGAATTGGGCCAGCAGGTTGCGTCGAGCATCGGTGGTCTGTTCTGTCGTGTTGACATCACCGATGAGCAATCAGTGATCGATGGCTTCGCTGCTGCTCGCGCTGCCCATGGACAAGAGCGCATTTGCGTTCATTGCGCAATGACCTCGCGGCGAGGCAAAACGCTCGCGTTTGACAAGGAAAGCGGGAAGTTCAAACGGACCCCAACCGAAGATTATGCCTATGGGGTAAATGGCATTCTGGTTGCCAGCTACCGCATTGCTTCGCTCTCTGCGGAAGGCATGGCAACCCTCGACCCGCTGGAAGACGACGAGCGCGGTCTGATTGTGCTTACTGCTTCGGTAGCAGCACAAGATGCCCAGATTGGTCAGGTTATCTATGGGTCGGCGAAGGCTGGGGTGAACGGGCTCGTATTGCCAATGGCACGGGATCTCATGGATCTCGGCATCAGAGTCAATTCGATCATGCCGGGTGTCTTTGAGACGCCTCTGGTTGCGGGTATGAATCCGAAGGTCAAGGAAAGCCTTGCTGCTTCAGTTCCGTTCCCAAAGCGTCTTGGCAGGGCCGAGGAGTTTGGAAGCCTGGTGCTGGAATTTGCCCGTAACACCTATTTCAACGGCCAGGCAATCCGTCTCGACGGTGCAATCCGCATGGCTCCGCGCTGA
- a CDS encoding acyl-CoA dehydrogenase family protein, producing MTDAYEAYRQKARSWLQSIESEFGREARRGLTEEQDLALGRRYQSAKYAAGYAGINWPEDFGGQGLSHIEKVIFESEEMKFGVPSVYFGISLGMPVPILMRYGPDKEFARERVIKALKGEEIWCQLFSEPSGGTDLAGLRLKAEQDGNGWRLNGQKVWTSWAHYSDYGVIVARTDPTVEKHKGLTYFWVDMKAPGVTVRGIKLAGGDSHVNEVFFDNVRVEDNQRMSPVGGGFAVAITTLMIERYIATDSGGFGPHLDLFVDLAKEVEINGRPAIEDGRIRSAIARNYAMRAGLDSITARAMLMMQAGMEPGPEGSLNKLVAVRSRQKLSELAIDLQGNSGMAFEPHAFVKEDWSASWLNAPTGRIAGGSDETLLNTIAERILGLPQDHRPDKGVPFNQIPA from the coding sequence ATGACCGACGCCTATGAAGCCTATCGTCAAAAGGCCCGGAGCTGGCTGCAATCGATCGAGAGCGAATTTGGTCGGGAAGCTCGGCGCGGCCTGACAGAAGAACAGGATCTGGCGCTCGGTCGTCGTTATCAGAGTGCCAAATATGCCGCAGGTTATGCTGGTATCAACTGGCCAGAGGATTTTGGTGGCCAAGGCCTGTCGCACATAGAAAAAGTCATTTTCGAGTCCGAGGAAATGAAGTTCGGCGTGCCCAGCGTCTACTTCGGCATATCACTCGGCATGCCCGTGCCAATCTTGATGCGCTATGGACCTGACAAGGAGTTCGCCCGAGAACGCGTCATTAAGGCGCTCAAGGGTGAGGAGATCTGGTGCCAGCTCTTTTCCGAGCCGTCAGGCGGCACCGACCTCGCAGGTCTGCGCTTGAAGGCCGAGCAGGACGGCAATGGCTGGCGCCTCAATGGCCAGAAGGTGTGGACCAGCTGGGCGCATTACAGCGATTATGGGGTCATCGTTGCCCGCACCGATCCCACGGTTGAGAAGCACAAGGGTCTCACCTATTTCTGGGTCGACATGAAGGCTCCAGGTGTTACCGTTCGGGGCATCAAGTTGGCCGGCGGTGACAGCCATGTGAATGAAGTGTTTTTCGACAATGTTCGTGTTGAAGACAATCAGCGCATGAGCCCGGTCGGCGGCGGCTTTGCCGTTGCTATCACAACCTTGATGATCGAACGCTATATCGCCACCGATAGCGGCGGTTTCGGTCCGCACCTCGATTTGTTCGTTGATCTCGCCAAAGAGGTGGAAATCAATGGCCGCCCAGCCATTGAGGATGGACGGATCCGCAGCGCCATTGCGCGCAACTATGCCATGCGTGCCGGGCTCGACTCGATTACTGCCAGGGCCATGTTGATGATGCAGGCCGGCATGGAACCGGGACCAGAAGGCTCGCTGAACAAACTAGTAGCCGTTCGTTCACGCCAGAAACTCTCAGAGTTGGCCATTGATCTTCAAGGCAACAGCGGGATGGCTTTTGAACCCCATGCCTTTGTGAAGGAGGACTGGTCGGCCAGCTGGCTTAATGCCCCGACAGGACGCATTGCCGGTGGGTCAGACGAGACGCTTCTGAACACAATTGCCGAACGTATCCTTGGTCTTCCGCAGGATCACCGCCCGGACAAAGGTGTGCCTTTCAATCAAATTCCGGCGTGA
- a CDS encoding acyl-CoA dehydrogenase family protein produces the protein MSILLDEGQQAIATESRRIIDARENKAKALDLIEASGEYDAAWWDMCREQGWTAVALPEEAGGLGLGLVELGQVAVAVGAGIAGAPFLTSSFGVADALNRHGDQQQKARWLGLLASGDKIGAVAFAEGQNPLPTKPSVTFSDGKLSGTKPAVSAGLHADIAVVLAFDGTKSVLVSVDLSGVERQRINSFDNSRGTADLVFDDSPAELLQADDARRAALEILARQAIITAHEQVGGAEKAMLIARDYANTRKAFGQLIGAFQAVKHRIAELYGLVEIARANALHAAANADGPDLIKNAAAARIAATDAYDTSARDSMQLHGGIGVTWETGLHLHQRRTRTLALEQGNLLFWEDVLVNELAGEKA, from the coding sequence ATGTCAATTCTGCTGGATGAAGGCCAACAGGCCATCGCGACCGAGTCTCGACGCATCATCGATGCGAGAGAAAACAAAGCCAAGGCGCTCGACCTTATCGAGGCAAGCGGCGAGTATGATGCAGCTTGGTGGGACATGTGTCGCGAACAAGGGTGGACGGCTGTCGCCCTGCCAGAAGAGGCTGGTGGTCTTGGACTTGGACTTGTCGAACTTGGTCAGGTCGCTGTCGCGGTTGGTGCCGGCATCGCTGGCGCACCATTCCTCACGAGCAGTTTCGGGGTTGCAGACGCGCTGAACCGCCATGGTGACCAGCAACAAAAGGCCCGGTGGCTCGGCTTACTGGCGAGCGGTGACAAAATCGGGGCGGTTGCCTTTGCCGAGGGGCAAAATCCCCTCCCAACGAAGCCGTCGGTGACCTTTTCTGACGGCAAGTTGAGCGGGACGAAACCGGCGGTGAGCGCCGGACTTCATGCGGATATCGCAGTTGTACTCGCATTTGACGGAACCAAATCCGTCTTGGTTTCAGTGGATCTGTCAGGTGTAGAACGTCAACGCATCAACAGTTTCGACAACAGCCGTGGCACTGCCGACCTGGTATTTGACGACAGCCCAGCAGAACTGTTGCAAGCTGATGACGCCCGCCGCGCAGCGTTGGAAATTTTGGCGCGCCAAGCGATTATCACAGCTCATGAGCAGGTGGGAGGCGCGGAAAAGGCTATGCTGATCGCCCGCGATTACGCTAACACGCGAAAGGCTTTTGGTCAGTTGATTGGGGCGTTTCAAGCCGTCAAGCATCGGATCGCAGAGCTTTATGGGCTCGTCGAAATCGCTCGCGCCAACGCGTTGCACGCGGCTGCCAATGCTGACGGACCAGACTTGATCAAAAACGCCGCTGCAGCTCGGATCGCTGCGACCGATGCATATGACACTTCCGCCCGCGATAGCATGCAACTGCACGGCGGAATTGGCGTCACTTGGGAAACCGGTCTCCATTTGCACCAACGACGCACGCGCACCCTGGCGCTCGAACAGGGTAACCTTCTCTTCTGGGAAGATGTATTGGTCAATGAACTGGCGGGAGAAAAGGCATGA
- a CDS encoding beta-N-acetylglucosaminidase domain-containing protein, whose product MSSLGIIEGYFGRSWSWHDRRDVVTRLAPAGYRFFHYAPKLDAKLRRQWQLPYTRDELDELACFAGHCSDLGVRFGIGLTPYGAHLDFSKAAQDSLKAKIAQLDTIGIDDLAILFDDMDGDVPDLAARQAEVTAFTIDHSRAESMFLCPSYYSDDPLLDRVFGARPEHYLEDLGRLVDPSVSIYWTGEEVCSREYGAGHLRNVTERLGRKPAIWDNYPVNDGPRMSRFLHLRAFTGRPAILSDMVSHHAINPMSQPTLGCIAALTLPMAYAAGDDYAYSKAFFEAARSVCGETLAQMLQANLLTFNDSGLDRMSEESRTALAIKYAAIDHPAAREVCEWLAEGYAITGEMLQTQ is encoded by the coding sequence ATGAGCAGTCTAGGGATTATCGAGGGATATTTTGGGCGAAGCTGGTCATGGCATGACAGGCGCGATGTGGTCACGCGCCTAGCCCCTGCGGGTTATCGGTTCTTCCACTACGCGCCAAAACTCGACGCTAAGTTGCGCCGTCAGTGGCAACTGCCTTACACCCGCGACGAGCTTGATGAGCTGGCTTGCTTCGCCGGGCATTGCTCCGATTTGGGTGTGCGTTTTGGCATCGGACTGACGCCCTATGGCGCGCATCTCGACTTTTCAAAAGCAGCGCAAGACTCGCTCAAGGCAAAGATTGCACAGCTCGATACAATCGGCATCGATGATCTGGCGATTTTGTTTGATGACATGGATGGTGATGTGCCCGACCTCGCTGCCCGACAAGCGGAAGTTACAGCCTTTACCATAGACCACAGTCGCGCTGAATCGATGTTTCTTTGTCCCAGTTACTATAGCGACGATCCATTGCTTGACCGGGTTTTCGGCGCCCGACCAGAACATTATCTTGAGGATTTGGGGCGCTTGGTCGACCCGTCTGTCTCAATATACTGGACCGGCGAAGAAGTCTGCTCACGCGAATATGGTGCAGGCCATCTGAGAAATGTAACTGAAAGGCTCGGCCGAAAGCCCGCGATCTGGGACAACTATCCGGTCAATGACGGACCACGCATGTCTCGTTTTCTGCATCTCCGAGCATTTACGGGCAGGCCAGCCATTCTGTCCGATATGGTTAGTCATCATGCAATCAATCCGATGTCACAGCCCACATTGGGATGCATTGCCGCGTTGACCCTGCCAATGGCCTATGCCGCAGGGGACGACTACGCTTATTCAAAGGCGTTTTTTGAAGCGGCACGGTCGGTTTGTGGAGAAACACTGGCACAGATGCTGCAGGCGAACCTATTGACCTTCAATGATAGCGGTCTCGATCGAATGAGCGAGGAATCCCGAACAGCTCTCGCCATCAAATATGCGGCCATCGATCACCCTGCAGCGCGGGAGGTGTGCGAGTGGTTGGCCGAAGGATATGCGATCACCGGAGAAATGTTGCAAACCCAATAG
- a CDS encoding MFS transporter: MTGNAKGASTRILGASLTGTAVEFYDFYIYATAAALVFPALFFPSESPSAQLLASFATMGIAFLARPVGGLVFGHYGDRIGRKSTLVASLLIMGLSTMLIAFLPTWYQAGWVAPALLCLLRLGQGIGLGGEWGGATLLAVENAPKGWRYRFGMFPPLGAPAGFIMANGLFLLLGLSLTEEQFFAWGWRIPFLLSAVLVMLGLWVRIKVSETPEFQAMMEKGPPPVAPIRETINSHGRALLASTFASVAFFVLFYVSTAFALGHATSTMEMARETVLKIQLVAILALAVGIVVAGWVADKKGPLAVMAAGGLLGIPAAYLFANLYGAGEPVTMLIALASLLFVMGLSYGTAGGWLPSLFPARVRYTGTSIAFNAAGVFGGAIAPYGAQWLANHGGLAWVGWYLAASCMLSLAALLLLPSDRQDLADS, from the coding sequence ATGACAGGAAATGCGAAGGGCGCCAGCACCCGGATTTTGGGAGCGAGCCTGACCGGGACGGCCGTCGAGTTCTACGACTTCTACATCTATGCGACTGCTGCAGCTTTGGTTTTTCCAGCGCTGTTTTTCCCTTCGGAATCACCCTCTGCGCAGTTGCTGGCTTCATTTGCGACGATGGGAATTGCCTTTTTGGCGAGGCCGGTGGGCGGCTTGGTTTTTGGCCATTATGGCGATCGCATTGGACGAAAGTCTACCCTGGTTGCGTCCTTGCTGATTATGGGCCTGTCCACCATGCTGATCGCCTTTCTGCCCACTTGGTATCAGGCAGGATGGGTTGCTCCGGCCCTTCTGTGTTTGCTTCGTTTGGGCCAAGGCATAGGCCTTGGTGGAGAGTGGGGTGGTGCTACTCTTTTGGCTGTAGAGAATGCGCCCAAGGGTTGGCGCTATCGGTTTGGCATGTTTCCCCCTCTAGGAGCACCGGCAGGATTTATCATGGCGAACGGGCTCTTCCTGTTGCTGGGTTTGAGCCTGACGGAGGAACAGTTCTTCGCTTGGGGATGGCGGATACCTTTTCTGCTGAGCGCCGTGCTTGTCATGCTCGGGCTGTGGGTTCGGATCAAGGTGAGTGAGACGCCGGAATTCCAAGCAATGATGGAGAAGGGACCACCGCCGGTTGCACCAATTCGTGAGACCATAAATAGCCATGGCCGCGCGCTTTTGGCATCAACCTTCGCAAGTGTCGCCTTTTTCGTCTTGTTCTACGTGTCGACTGCATTCGCATTGGGTCATGCGACCTCGACGATGGAAATGGCGCGGGAAACGGTTCTCAAGATCCAGCTCGTGGCAATTCTGGCATTGGCTGTCGGGATTGTCGTGGCAGGCTGGGTCGCCGACAAAAAAGGACCGCTTGCGGTAATGGCTGCAGGCGGACTGCTTGGTATTCCAGCCGCTTATCTCTTTGCAAACCTGTATGGGGCGGGGGAACCTGTTACCATGCTGATTGCGCTGGCGTCGCTGCTTTTTGTTATGGGTTTGAGCTACGGAACAGCAGGTGGCTGGCTGCCCAGCCTTTTTCCAGCACGTGTTCGTTACACCGGGACGTCAATTGCATTTAATGCTGCAGGTGTTTTTGGGGGAGCCATTGCTCCCTATGGAGCCCAATGGCTGGCCAATCACGGCGGACTGGCATGGGTTGGCTGGTATCTTGCCGCTTCATGCATGCTTAGTCTTGCGGCGTTGCTGCTGTTGCCAAGCGACCGACAGGACTTAGCCGACAGCTGA
- a CDS encoding thioesterase family protein — MSSVTPAFFTAEGDHFVPQREAANPWFDHAVAGGPISGLFGHIAEQRGLIGEGFAISRMTIDILGIVPSAPLTATIEPVRIGRQVRLNRINLKHDNHVVAQALVQAARLLDTPPALPSNGYPAPEDVAPGTFLANGSLQRIVRTRPLQGSVTRPGPGQVWLALDADIVSGTLASPFVKSCVFADFGNGVGSATRAAEWSFANLDVGIHFLRDPHGEWILVDADTIAGGNGHGLARSTMVDAEGVFAIATQTVFVAPGSLTPRMEANARSAVG; from the coding sequence ATGTCATCCGTTACGCCAGCCTTTTTTACCGCGGAAGGCGATCATTTTGTTCCGCAACGGGAAGCCGCCAATCCCTGGTTCGACCATGCTGTTGCCGGGGGTCCCATCAGCGGTCTTTTCGGCCATATCGCTGAACAAAGGGGCCTGATTGGTGAAGGGTTTGCCATCTCACGGATGACCATCGACATATTGGGCATCGTCCCTTCTGCACCGCTCACCGCCACCATCGAACCAGTCCGCATCGGCCGGCAGGTTCGACTGAACCGGATCAACCTCAAGCACGACAATCATGTGGTTGCCCAGGCACTGGTCCAAGCGGCACGGTTGCTTGATACCCCACCAGCCTTGCCCAGCAATGGCTATCCGGCGCCAGAGGATGTGGCGCCGGGTACGTTCCTGGCCAATGGCAGCTTGCAGCGCATAGTCCGCACCCGCCCGTTGCAAGGGAGCGTCACCAGGCCTGGTCCTGGTCAAGTATGGCTCGCGCTTGATGCCGACATTGTTTCCGGAACCTTGGCTTCCCCTTTTGTAAAGAGTTGCGTCTTTGCGGATTTTGGAAATGGTGTGGGCAGCGCTACGCGTGCCGCGGAATGGAGCTTTGCCAATCTTGATGTCGGTATCCACTTCCTGCGCGACCCGCACGGCGAGTGGATATTGGTTGACGCCGACACAATCGCAGGTGGCAATGGTCACGGGCTCGCTCGGTCGACCATGGTTGATGCAGAAGGTGTCTTCGCCATCGCTACCCAGACCGTTTTTGTCGCACCGGGCTCTCTGACACCCCGCATGGAGGCCAACGCCAGGTCAGCTGTCGGCTAA
- a CDS encoding NAD(P)H-dependent flavin oxidoreductase yields the protein MNNRITAMLGVEHPIVQAPMGWIARAQLASAVSNAGGMGIIETSSGQLEEVREEIRKMRTLTEKPFGVNIAQAFVRDPDIVPFVVDQGVKFVTTSAGDPNKYCEPLKKAGLTVFHVVPTLDGALKAIAAGVDGLVVEGGEGGGFKNPRDVALMVLLPLIRSKVDVPIIAAGGMVCGRTMAAAFALGAEGVQMGTRMVSAAESPVHQNWKDAIVGAKETDTVFLNRHGPGPALRALRTAKTEEIDRNPIGDVRPEFARIRDLYFGGDLEASIALTGQVAGRIDAVKPVAQIIGEVMDEFHEQMAVLCRTYA from the coding sequence ATGAACAACCGCATAACTGCCATGCTGGGCGTCGAGCACCCGATTGTGCAAGCGCCCATGGGCTGGATCGCGAGGGCGCAATTGGCGTCGGCGGTGTCTAACGCTGGCGGTATGGGGATCATTGAAACCAGTTCAGGCCAACTAGAGGAGGTGCGGGAAGAAATCCGCAAGATGCGGACGCTCACCGAGAAGCCCTTTGGTGTGAACATCGCCCAGGCCTTTGTCCGCGACCCCGACATTGTGCCGTTCGTTGTTGATCAGGGCGTCAAGTTCGTCACGACATCCGCGGGCGACCCGAACAAATATTGTGAGCCGTTGAAGAAGGCCGGCCTGACCGTTTTCCATGTTGTTCCCACCCTCGACGGCGCGCTCAAGGCCATTGCTGCGGGTGTTGATGGCCTTGTGGTCGAAGGCGGGGAGGGCGGTGGCTTCAAGAATCCGCGCGACGTGGCGCTGATGGTGCTGCTGCCGCTCATTCGCTCGAAAGTCGATGTGCCTATCATTGCCGCCGGCGGCATGGTTTGTGGCCGGACCATGGCAGCCGCCTTTGCGCTTGGGGCAGAGGGTGTGCAGATGGGCACCCGCATGGTCTCCGCAGCCGAATCACCAGTGCACCAGAACTGGAAGGATGCGATTGTCGGCGCCAAGGAAACCGACACGGTCTTCCTGAACCGGCATGGCCCCGGCCCCGCCTTGCGGGCCCTGCGCACCGCCAAAACAGAAGAGATTGATCGCAACCCGATTGGCGATGTCCGCCCTGAGTTCGCGCGTATCCGTGATCTCTATTTTGGCGGCGATCTCGAAGCCTCCATTGCGCTTACCGGCCAGGTTGCCGGGCGAATCGACGCCGTCAAACCTGTGGCACAAATCATCGGTGAGGTGATGGACGAGTTTCACGAGCAAATGGCGGTGCTGTGCCGGACCTACGCTTGA
- a CDS encoding NAD(P)H-dependent flavin oxidoreductase has product MAFKTRITEMLGIQHPIVQGGMQGVGTADMASAVSNAGGLGIITALTQPSPAALREEIERCRSLTDKPFGVNLTVFPTINSPDYNAYADAVVESGVRIMETAGTPAVREIWERVKPHGVTILHKCTAVRHAVSAEKAGCDIISIDGFECAGHPGEDDIPGLILIPAAADKVKIPMLASGGFGDGRGLVAALSLGAEGINMGTRFCATQEAPIHPNIKQAYIDNDERGSNLIFRSFKNTARVGKSAVSDEVVRRLAQPGAKFEDVKELVAGDAGRDMLKTGDLSKGIFWAGMIQGLIHDIPTCQVLVDRIIAEAEQIIDQRLAGFRA; this is encoded by the coding sequence ATGGCCTTCAAGACCCGCATCACCGAGATGCTCGGTATTCAGCACCCGATCGTTCAGGGCGGCATGCAGGGCGTTGGCACCGCTGACATGGCCAGCGCCGTATCGAATGCGGGCGGCCTAGGCATCATCACCGCGCTCACGCAGCCCAGCCCGGCGGCACTGCGTGAAGAGATCGAGCGGTGCCGGTCGCTGACCGACAAGCCGTTCGGCGTCAATCTGACGGTGTTCCCGACAATCAATTCGCCCGATTATAATGCCTATGCCGACGCGGTGGTCGAAAGCGGCGTGCGCATCATGGAAACCGCCGGCACCCCGGCGGTGCGCGAAATCTGGGAACGGGTGAAACCGCATGGTGTCACCATCCTGCACAAGTGCACCGCGGTCCGTCATGCCGTGTCAGCCGAAAAGGCGGGCTGCGACATCATCTCCATCGATGGCTTCGAATGCGCCGGCCACCCCGGCGAGGATGACATCCCCGGCCTGATCCTCATCCCGGCAGCGGCCGACAAGGTGAAGATCCCGATGTTGGCATCGGGCGGCTTTGGGGATGGTCGTGGTCTGGTTGCAGCCCTGTCGCTAGGTGCGGAAGGCATCAACATGGGCACGCGTTTCTGCGCCACGCAAGAAGCGCCGATCCACCCCAATATCAAGCAGGCTTATATCGACAATGACGAACGCGGCAGCAACCTGATCTTCCGCAGTTTCAAGAACACCGCGCGCGTCGGCAAAAGTGCAGTGTCGGATGAAGTCGTCCGTCGCCTCGCACAGCCCGGTGCCAAGTTCGAGGACGTCAAGGAACTGGTGGCCGGTGACGCCGGGCGTGACATGCTCAAGACCGGTGACCTGAGCAAGGGCATCTTTTGGGCTGGCATGATTCAGGGGTTGATCCATGACATCCCGACCTGTCAGGTGCTGGTCGACCGTATCATCGCCGAAGCCGAGCAGATCATTGATCAGCGTCTCGCCGGTTTCCGCGCCTGA